TGCGGGTGTTCCTTTTTGACCAGCACCCGGTGCGCCTTGCTGTGTCCCTTGATCCACAGCTGTTTCGGCACTTTGTCCGCCATTTCCACCACCAGTAGCTGCAGGACTCTTTCCTGCCTGCTGTGCATTGCCCGCCCCTGGTCCTGGAGCAGGAGAAGTAACCGGAATCTCAAGGTTCTTCAGTTCCTTGATGGTTGTGATCTTACCATCGACAACTACAGATTTTTCTTTGTTGTTAAAGTTGTACAAACCGAGCGGCATGGAAGAATTCGCACCCTGGATGAATTGCTTAACAGCATCTTCTGTCAGTCCTTTTTCTTTTAATTTATCTTGTTTAAAGTCTAACTGGACTTCCTCAACGTTCTGGCCTGCAACCTGGACAGAGGAAACACCTTCAGCTCCTTCAAGTCTTGGTACGACATCATCTTCTACCACGTTGGTCAAGTCCTTCAGTGATTTATCTTTATCCGAAACACTTAATGATAAAATCGGAAATTCATTAAAGCTTTGACGGGATACTTTTGGGTCATCGACTGAATCAGGAAGACTGATGCTGGCAAGAGCCTCTTGCACCTCTTCCTTCGCCTTTTCCATGTCCTTGTCAAAATTGTATTCGATCTGGACAGAAGAGATATTTTGATATGAAGAGGAACTTACGGAATCAACACCCGATAAATTCTTCACCTTCTGCTCAATCGGCACGGTCACCTTGTCAGCTACCTCTTCTGGAGTAGCACCCGGATATACCGCGGATACTGTGACGATCGGTGTATTAATATTCGGCATCGTTTCCAGTTTCATATTCAAACCAGAGTACAAGCCAGCTGCAACAACAAGCAGCGTTAAAAGCCATATGGCAAATTTATTCTTCAGACAGAACCTGATGATTGAACTCATTCTTTCTTCTCCTTCCAAACGTATGACTGACCAGTCGGGTTGTGGTATAATATAAATGAACGGTCATAATAGATATAAATATAAAGGACCGTTCCCCTGAATGCAAGAAATAATAATAGCTTCAATTGACGAAAAAATATGTACTTAAGATAATAGAATCAGACGTTTACTTGGAGGTAAGGGATGAAACAGAGAAAAGTAGAAATCATTGAGTCGGCGATTGCCTTATTTGCGGAAAAAGGATTTCATTCAACATCCATTCAGGACATCACCGATCATGCCGGGATGTCAAAAGGGGCTTTTTATAATTATTTTTCCTCTAAGGAAGAATTGATGATTGCCCTATTCCATTACTACAACGATAAAATCAGTCAAAAGATCTCAGAAATCGGGGAACAAAATCTTCCTCCCCGCGAAACAATAAAAAAGCAAATGGTCGCACTGTTTACTTCATTCACAGAGCATAAAAACTTCATTATCATGCATTTTAGAGAACAGAATTCAACGATCAATGAAGAGATGCGGAAGCACATGCTGAAAACACAATATAGATCGATGAAATGGCTGGAAACAAACCTGCTTTCTTTGTACGGAGAAGAAATTACTCCTCATTTGGGGGATTTAATTTTGATGGCTCAGGGTCTTCAAAACACATACATTCGTATTTTTATTTTTGATGATCAGCTTCTCCAGCCAGAAGCACTGGCTGAATTCCTGCTGCAGAGATTGGATGACATCGTTGCCGGTTTGCTGAAAACGAAGTCCACGATGATTTCGATCAAGAACTTAGAAAACCTGTTTTCCCGTCTTCATCTCCATACGGAACAATCTCTACAGGATACCATTCATCAAAAGCTTTTAAACATGGGAAAAACGCTGGATAAACTCCCTCTCCCCGCTGAAAAAAGGGACGAGCTGAAAAGTGTCATCGAATTCTTGCTGAGTGAAAATGAAAAAACAGATCCGAACAAGATGGTATTCCAGGGCATGCTTGCCAACCTGAAAGGGGTAAAGGAATTAGAGAATGACAGGAAAGATATTGCGCGGATTATGGGGATTGAGCTTCTTTAATTCCAAATAAAAAATGACTATAGACATACGAAGAAATTGAATATAAGGAGCCGCAAAATGACACAAAAACAATTTATCTATACGTTAAAATTGATTCCACGATTAGTAGATGAAAACAATTGGACTGAAAAAGAGGAAAGCATCGTATCAGATCACTTTCAAGCACTGCAGGAGCTAAAGATGGCAGATAAACTCATTATGGCCGGCCGGACCCTGAACATGGATGAAACCACGTTCGGCATTGTCATTTTGCTGGCTGATACGGAAGAGGATGCCAGAACGATGATGGAAAATGATCCTGCAGTAAAAGAAGGAGTCATGACCGCTGAACTTTTCCCTTACAAAATTGCCTTGTTGAACGAAAACTTTCTAAAACTTAATCAAAATGCATAATAAAAACCTGCCGATTTGGCGGGTCTTTTCAATGGCTGCTGC
This genomic stretch from Fictibacillus marinisediminis harbors:
- a CDS encoding YciI family protein; the encoded protein is MTQKQFIYTLKLIPRLVDENNWTEKEESIVSDHFQALQELKMADKLIMAGRTLNMDETTFGIVILLADTEEDARTMMENDPAVKEGVMTAELFPYKIALLNENFLKLNQNA
- a CDS encoding TetR/AcrR family transcriptional regulator, yielding MKQRKVEIIESAIALFAEKGFHSTSIQDITDHAGMSKGAFYNYFSSKEELMIALFHYYNDKISQKISEIGEQNLPPRETIKKQMVALFTSFTEHKNFIIMHFREQNSTINEEMRKHMLKTQYRSMKWLETNLLSLYGEEITPHLGDLILMAQGLQNTYIRIFIFDDQLLQPEALAEFLLQRLDDIVAGLLKTKSTMISIKNLENLFSRLHLHTEQSLQDTIHQKLLNMGKTLDKLPLPAEKRDELKSVIEFLLSENEKTDPNKMVFQGMLANLKGVKELENDRKDIARIMGIELL